A window of Macrotis lagotis isolate mMagLag1 chromosome X, bilby.v1.9.chrom.fasta, whole genome shotgun sequence contains these coding sequences:
- the MAPK7 gene encoding mitogen-activated protein kinase 7: protein MAEPRKEEEEDDEEGGAGGRPEAGKTEPPNPVTSVVAKNLALLKARSFDVTFEVGDEYEIIETIGTGAYGVVSSARRRLTGQQVAIKKIPNAFDVVTNAKRTLRELKILKHFKHDNIIAIKDILKPTVPYGEFKSVYVVLDLMESDLHQIIHSSQPLTLEHVRYFLYQLLRGLKYMHSAQVIHRDLKPSNLLVNENCELKIGDFGMARGLCTSPAEHQYFMTEYVATRWYRAPELMLSLHEYTQAIDLWSVGCIFGEMLARRQLFPGKNYVHQLQLIMTVLGTPSPSVIQAVGAERVRAYIQSLPPRQPVPWETVYPGADRQALSLLGSMLRFEPGARISAAAALRHPFLAKYHDPDDEPDCAPPFDFAFDREALTRERIKEAIVAEIGDFHARREGIRQQIRFQPLLQPVAGEQCCPDVEMPSPRGPGSDCAMESPPPALPPPGPTSNTIDLTSSQPPLPTGDPVPPKKEGAISDNTKAALKAALLKSLRNRLKDGPSAPLEAPEPRKPVTAQERQREREEKRRRRQERAKEREKRQKERERKERGLGVGGVPSGDPLAGLVLSDNDRSLLERWTRMAQPPAPPPGPAAPTPPPPAPPPGPTPQVTGPSPIPATISSGLQAPVTPLPVPQPLVPPPNLPGPTPTGTMPYFPPGLPPSDLGGSHQAPTSESPDVNLVTQQLSKSQVDDLLPPVFSGTPKGSGAGYGVGFDLEEFLNQSFDMGVADGPHDSQTDSAPLSASLLTDWLEGHGMNPADIESLQREIQMDSPMLLADLPDLQEP from the exons ATGGCCGAGCccaggaaggaggaggaggaggacgatgAAGAGGGGGGCGCAGGGGGGCGGCCGGAGGCCGGGAAGACGGAGCCCCCGAACCCTGTGACCTCAGTGGTGGCCAAGAATCTGGCGCTGCTGAAGGCGCGCTCCTTCGACGTGACTTTCGAGGTGGGAGATGAATACGAGATCATCGAGACCATAGGCACCGGGGCCTACGGGGTGGTCTCCTCCGCCCGCCGCCGCCTCACAG gcCAGCAGGTAGCCATCAAGAAGATCCCCAATGCTTTTGATGTAGTAACCAATGCCAAACGGACCCTTCGAGAGCTGAAGATCCTTAAACACTTTAAGCATGACAATATCATCGCTATCAAGGACATTCTGAAGCCCACTGTGCCCTATggggagttcaaatctgt TTATGTTGTCCTGGATTTGATGGAGAGTGACCTTCACCAGATCATCCACTCCTCCCAGCCACTCACCTTGGAGCATGTACGTTACTTTTTATACCAGCTGCTTAGAGGACTTAAGTATATGCATTCAGCCCAGGTGATCCACCGTGACCTCAAACCCTCCAACCTGTTGGTGAATGAAAACTGTGAGCTGAAAATAGGTGACTTTGGCATGGCTCGGGGTCTTTGCACTTCCCCAGCTGAACATCAATACTTCATGACAGAATATGTTGCCACACGCTGGTACCGTGCCCCTGAGCTTATGCTCTCCTTGCATGAGTACACACAAGCCATCGACCTATGGTCTGTGGGATGCATTTTTGGAGAGATGCTGGCTCGAAGACAGCTCTTTCCAGGCAAGAACTATGTGCACCAGCTTCAGCTGATCATGACAGTGCTGGGGACTCCATCACCATCTGTGATCCAAGCTGTAGGGGCTGAGCGAGTTCGTGCCTATATTCAGAGTTTGCCCCCACGCCAACCAGTGCCCTGGGAGACAGTATACCCTGGTGCTGATCGGCAAGCTCTGTCACTTCTGGGCTCCATGTTGCGCTTTGAGCCTGGTGCTCGGATCTCAGCTGCAGCTGCCTTGCGCCACCCCTTTCTAGCCAAGTATCATGACCCTGATGATGAGCCAGACTGTGCCCCACCTTTTGATTTTGCCTTTGACCGGGAGGCCCTGACCCGTGAACGAATAAAAGAAGCCATTGTGGCCGAGATTGGTGACTTTCATGCCCGACGTGAGGGAATCCGCCAGCAGATCCGTTTCCAACCCCTATTGCAACCTGTAGCTGGAGAACAATGCTGCCCTGATGTGGAGATGCCCAGTCCCCGAGGACCTGGTTCAGATTGTGCCATGGAGTCACCTCCTCCAGCCCTACCTCCCCCTGGACCTACATCCAACACCATAGACTTGACCTCCTCTCAGCCTCCTCTACCCACTGGAGATCCAGTCCCTCCTAAAAAAGAAGGGGCCATCTCAGACAATACCAAAGCTGCTCTCAAGGCTGCCTTGCTCAAATCCTTAAGGAACCGGCTTAAAG ATGGTCCTAGTGCACCCCTAGAGGCCCCTGAGCCACGAAAGCCAGTAACAGCTCAAGAGCGGCAGAGGGAGcgggaggagaagagaaggcgGCGGCAGGAGCGAGCCAAGGAGCGAGAGAAACGACAGAAGGAGAGAGAACGCAAAGAAAGGGGTTTAGGGGTAGGGGGTGTTCCCTCTGGTGATCCCCTGGCTGGGCTGGTGCTGAGTGACAACGACCGAAGCTTATTAGAACGTTGGACTCGCATGGCCCAACCTCCAGCTCCACCACCTGGACCAGCGGCACCTACCCCACCACCCCCAGCGCCTCCTCCTGGACCTACCCCTCAAGTTACTGGACCCTCCCCAATCCCAGCTACTATCTCATCTGGTCTCCAGGCCCCAGTTACACCCCTTCCAGTCCCCCAACCATTAGTTCCACCTCCTAACCTTCCTGGCCCCACCCCCACAGGAACCATGCCTTACTTTCCACCTGGCCTACCCCCATCAGATCTAGGGGGATCCCATCAGGCTCCTACTTCAGAGTCACCGGATGTGAACCTGGTGACTCAGCAGCTATCTAAATCACAG GTGGATGATCTACTGCCCCCTGTTTTCTCGGGAACCCCAAAGGGCAGTGGGGCTGGCTATGGAGTTGGTTTTGATTTGGAGGAATTCCTCAATCAGTCTTTTGATATGGGTGTGGCTGATGGGCCTCATGACAG CCAAACAGACTCAGCTCCACTTTCAGCCTCTCTTCTTACTGATTGGCTAGAGGGGCATGGGATGAACCCAGCTGATATTGAGTCTCTACAACGTGAGATCCAGATGGACTCTCCTATGCTACTGGCTGACCTGCCTGACCTTCAGGAGCCTTGA
- the MFAP4 gene encoding microfibril-associated glycoprotein 4 — protein MKVSLLLLFLFLHILSCSSQSSGIRGDALEKSCAQQPLDCDDIYAQGFRADGVYLIYPSGPSVPVPVFCDMNTEEGRWTVFQKRFNGSVSFFRGWNDYKLGFGRADGEYWLGLKNIHLLTLKQKYELRVDLEDFENNTAYAKYTEFSISPNAINAEEDGYTLYVTGFEDGGAGDSLSYHSGQKFSTFDQDQDQFVQNCAALSSGAFWFRSCHFANLNGFYLGGTHVSYANGINWAQWKGFYYSLKRTEMKIRRT, from the exons ATGAAG GTCTCTCTGTTGctgctcttcctcttccttcataTTCTCTCCTGCTCCTCCCAGTCTTCTGGAATCCGGGGAGATG CTCTGGAAAAGTCCTGTGCTCAGCAGCCCCTAGACTGTGATGACATCTATGCTCAGGGTTTCCGAGCCGATGGGGTTTACCTTATCTACCCCTCAGGACCCAGTGTTCCTGTGCCAGTCTTCTGTGATATGAACACTGAAGAGGGCAGATGGACG GTTTTCCAGAAGAGATTCAATGGCTCTGTCAGCTTCTTCAGGGGCTGGAATGACTACAAGCTGGGCTTTGGTCGAGCCGATGGGGAGTACTGGCTGG GGCTGAAGAACATCCACCTCCTGACTCTGAAGCAAAAGTATGAGCTGCGTGTAGACTTGGAAGACTTTGAGAACAATACAGCTTATGCCAAGTACACAGAATTCTCTATTTCCCCCAATGCTATCAATGCAGAGGAAGATGGCTACACTCTCTATGTAACTGGTTTTGAAGATGGAGGAGCAG gTGATTCTCTTTCCTACCACAGTGGCCAGAAATTCTCCACTTTTGACCAGGACCAGGACCAATTTGTGCAGAATTGTGCAGCACTCTCCTCTGGAGCCTTCTGGTTCCGAAGTTGTCATTTTGCTAATCTCAATGGTTTCTATCTGGGGGGAACCCACGTTTCCTATGCCAACGGTATCAACTGGGCCCAATGGAAAGGATTCTATTATTCTCTTAAGCGTACTGAGATGAAGATCCGCCGTACCTGA